One genomic region from Streptomyces sp. NBC_01431 encodes:
- a CDS encoding MIP/aquaporin family protein gives MSSHDIFIGETIGTAVLILLGGGVCAAVTLKRSKAQNAGWLAITFGWGFAVLTGAYISAPLSGAHLNPAVTLGLAIEGGTKWSDVPVYLGGQLLGAMLGAALVWLAYYGQFLAHLTDPEIVGDGKSVEARESEAGPVLGVFSTGPEIRHTVQNLVTEIIGTAVLVLAILTQGLNADGKGLGVIGVLITSLVVVGIGLSLGGPTGYAINPFRDLGPRIMHALLPLPNKGGSDWGYAWIPVAGPLIGGALAGGLYNIAFA, from the coding sequence GTGTCCAGCCACGACATCTTCATCGGCGAGACCATAGGTACCGCCGTTCTCATCCTGCTGGGCGGTGGCGTGTGCGCCGCCGTCACGCTGAAGCGCTCGAAGGCACAGAACGCCGGCTGGCTCGCGATCACCTTCGGGTGGGGCTTCGCGGTACTGACCGGTGCCTACATCTCCGCACCGCTCTCCGGTGCCCACCTCAACCCCGCGGTGACCCTCGGTCTCGCGATCGAGGGCGGCACCAAGTGGAGCGACGTCCCCGTGTACCTCGGCGGACAGCTCCTCGGCGCCATGCTCGGCGCGGCGCTCGTGTGGCTCGCCTACTACGGCCAGTTCCTCGCGCACCTCACCGACCCCGAGATCGTGGGCGACGGCAAGTCGGTCGAGGCCCGCGAGAGCGAGGCGGGGCCGGTGCTCGGCGTCTTCTCGACCGGCCCGGAGATCCGCCACACGGTGCAGAACCTGGTCACGGAGATCATCGGCACCGCGGTGCTGGTGCTCGCGATCCTGACCCAGGGCCTCAACGCGGACGGCAAGGGCCTGGGCGTCATCGGAGTGCTGATCACCTCGCTGGTCGTGGTCGGCATCGGCCTCTCGCTCGGCGGCCCGACCGGATACGCCATCAACCCGTTCCGCGACCTCGGCCCGCGCATCATGCACGCGCTGCTGCCGCTGCCCAACAAGGGCGGTTCGGACTGGGGCTACGCGTGGATACCGGTCGCGGGCCCGCTGATCGGCGGCGCGCTCGCCGGTGGCCTCTACAACATCGCCTTCGCCTGA
- a CDS encoding IclR family transcriptional regulator codes for MARNIQSLERAAAMLRLLAGGERRLGLSEVASALGLAKGTAHGILRTLQAEGFVEQEPASGRYQLGAELLRLGNSYLDVHELRARALVWTDDLARSSGESVYVGVLHQQGVLIMHHVFRPDDSRQVLEVGAMQPLHSTALGKVLSAYDPVAHTEAVDAMREAFTPRTVTVAEDFEELLDLTRARGWASDIEETWDGVASVAAPIHDRRRMPVGAVGVTGAVERVCKDGEVRPELVAAVRDCARAVSRDLGAGRF; via the coding sequence ATGGCGCGCAACATCCAGTCGCTCGAACGGGCGGCAGCCATGCTGCGGCTGCTCGCGGGAGGCGAGCGGCGGCTCGGTCTGTCCGAGGTGGCCTCCGCGCTGGGGCTTGCCAAGGGTACGGCGCACGGCATCCTGCGCACCCTGCAGGCCGAGGGCTTCGTGGAGCAGGAGCCGGCCTCGGGCCGCTACCAGCTGGGGGCCGAGCTGCTGCGCCTGGGCAACAGCTACCTGGACGTCCACGAACTCCGGGCCCGCGCGCTGGTGTGGACGGACGACCTGGCCAGGTCGAGCGGCGAGAGCGTGTACGTGGGGGTGCTGCACCAGCAGGGCGTACTGATCATGCACCACGTCTTCCGGCCCGACGACAGCCGCCAGGTCCTCGAAGTGGGCGCCATGCAGCCGCTGCACTCCACGGCGCTCGGCAAGGTGCTCTCCGCGTACGACCCGGTGGCGCACACGGAGGCCGTGGATGCCATGCGCGAGGCGTTCACGCCGCGCACGGTCACGGTGGCGGAGGACTTCGAGGAGCTGCTCGACCTGACCCGGGCGCGCGGCTGGGCCTCGGACATCGAGGAGACCTGGGACGGCGTGGCCTCGGTGGCCGCGCCCATTCACGACCGCCGCCGGATGCCGGTCGGCGCGGTGGGCGTCACGGGCGCCGTGGAGCGGGTCTGCAAGGACGGCGAGGTGCGGCCCGAGCTGGTCGCCGCGGTACGGGACTGCGCCCGCGCGGTCTCGCGCGACCTGGGCGCCGGCCGCTTCTGA
- the metH gene encoding methionine synthase, with amino-acid sequence MALLPTPSADSRTRIDALREALATRVVVADGAMGTMLQAQDPTLEDFQDLEGCNEVLNVTRPDIVRSVHEAYFEVGVDCVETNTFGANHTALGEYDISERTFELSESGARIAREVADEFTASSGQRRWVLGSMGPGTKLPTLGHIGYTTLRDGFQANAEGLIAGGSDALIVETTQDLLQTKAAILGARRAMEACGTDLPLLCSLAFETTGTMLLGSEIGAALTALEPLGVDMIGLNCSTGPAEMSEHLRYLTRHSRIPLLCMPNAGLPVLTRDGAHFPLGPEGLADAQENFVRDYGLSLVGGCCGTTPEHLRQVVERVRGTAPGVRDPRPEPGAASLYQTVPFRQDTAYLAIGERTNANGSKKFREAMLEARWDDCVEMARDQIREGAHMLDLCVDYVGRDGVADMAELAGRFATASTLPIVLDSTELPVIEAGLEKLGGRAVINSVNYEDGDGPESRFAKVTKLAVEHGAALIALTIDEEGQARTVEHKVAIAERLIEDLTGNWGVHESDILIDTLTFTICTGQEESRGDGIATIGAIRELKRRHPQVQTTLGLSNISFGLNPAARVVLNSVFLDECVKAGLDSAIVHASKILPIARLDEEQVKVALDLIYDRRAEGYDPLQRLMELFEGVNMKSMKAGKAEELLALPLEERLQRRIIDGEKNGLEADLDEALQTTPALDIVNNTLLEGMKVVGELFGSGQMQLPFVLQSAEVMKAAVAHLEPHMEKSEAEGKGTIVLATVRGDVHDIGKNLVDIILSNNGYNVVNLGIKQPVSAILEAAEEHRADVIGMSGLLVKSTVIMKENLEELNQRKLAAEYPVILGGAALTRAYVEQDLHEIYEGEVRYARDAFEGLRLMDALIGVKRGVPGAVLPELKQRRVPKRDTPVLEVNEPEGSVRSDVSTDNPVPTPPFWGTRVVKGIGLKEYASWLDEGALFKGQWGLKQARAGGPTYEELVESEGRPRLRGWLEQLHTRNLLEAAVVYGYFPCVSKGDDLILLNEDGSERTRFTFPRQRRGRRLCLADFFRPEESGERDVVGLQVVTVGSKIGGATAELFEANSYRDYLELHGLSVQLAEALAEYWHARVRSELGFAGEDPAEVEDMFALKYRGARFSLGYGACPDLEDRAKIAELLEPERIGVHLSEEFQLHPEQSTDAIVIHHPEAKYFNAR; translated from the coding sequence ATGGCCTTGTTGCCGACCCCTTCCGCTGACAGCCGGACCCGTATCGACGCCCTCCGTGAGGCGCTCGCCACCCGGGTGGTGGTGGCCGACGGTGCCATGGGCACCATGCTGCAGGCGCAGGACCCCACCCTGGAGGACTTCCAGGACCTCGAAGGCTGCAACGAGGTCCTGAACGTGACGCGCCCCGACATCGTGCGCTCGGTCCACGAGGCCTACTTCGAGGTCGGCGTGGACTGCGTGGAGACCAACACCTTCGGCGCGAACCACACGGCGCTGGGCGAGTACGACATCTCCGAGCGCACCTTCGAGCTCTCCGAGTCCGGTGCCCGGATCGCCCGCGAGGTCGCCGACGAGTTCACCGCGTCGAGCGGACAGCGGCGCTGGGTACTGGGTTCCATGGGCCCCGGTACGAAGCTGCCGACGCTGGGCCACATCGGCTACACCACCCTGCGCGACGGCTTCCAGGCGAACGCCGAGGGCCTGATCGCCGGCGGTTCGGACGCCCTGATCGTGGAGACCACCCAGGACCTCCTCCAGACGAAGGCCGCCATCCTCGGTGCGCGCCGCGCCATGGAAGCCTGCGGCACCGACCTGCCGCTGCTGTGCTCGCTGGCGTTCGAGACCACCGGCACCATGCTGCTCGGCTCCGAGATCGGCGCCGCGCTGACCGCGCTCGAACCGCTCGGCGTCGACATGATCGGCCTGAACTGCTCGACCGGCCCCGCCGAGATGAGCGAGCACCTGCGTTACCTCACCCGACACTCCCGTATCCCCTTGCTGTGCATGCCGAACGCGGGCCTGCCCGTCCTGACCCGGGACGGCGCGCACTTCCCGCTCGGCCCCGAGGGCCTGGCCGACGCACAGGAGAACTTCGTCCGCGACTACGGCCTGTCCCTGGTGGGCGGCTGCTGCGGTACGACCCCCGAGCACCTGCGCCAGGTCGTCGAACGGGTCCGCGGCACCGCCCCCGGCGTGCGCGACCCGCGCCCGGAGCCGGGCGCGGCCTCCCTCTACCAGACGGTGCCGTTCCGGCAGGACACGGCGTACCTGGCGATCGGTGAGCGGACGAACGCGAACGGGTCGAAGAAGTTCCGCGAGGCCATGCTGGAGGCCCGCTGGGACGACTGTGTGGAGATGGCCCGGGACCAGATCCGTGAGGGCGCCCACATGCTCGACCTGTGTGTCGACTACGTGGGCCGTGACGGTGTGGCCGACATGGCCGAGCTGGCGGGCCGGTTCGCGACCGCCTCCACGCTGCCCATCGTCCTCGACTCCACTGAACTCCCCGTCATCGAGGCCGGGTTGGAGAAGCTCGGCGGCCGCGCGGTCATCAACTCCGTCAACTACGAGGACGGCGACGGGCCCGAGTCGCGGTTCGCGAAGGTCACCAAGCTGGCTGTCGAGCACGGTGCGGCGCTGATCGCGCTCACGATCGACGAGGAGGGCCAGGCCCGAACCGTCGAGCACAAGGTCGCCATCGCCGAGCGGCTGATCGAGGACCTGACCGGGAACTGGGGGGTGCACGAGTCGGACATCCTCATCGACACCCTGACCTTCACGATCTGCACCGGTCAGGAGGAGTCGCGCGGGGACGGGATCGCGACGATCGGGGCGATCCGTGAACTCAAGCGCCGCCATCCGCAGGTGCAGACCACGCTGGGGCTGTCCAACATCTCCTTCGGTCTGAACCCGGCCGCCCGTGTGGTCCTCAACTCCGTGTTCCTGGACGAGTGCGTGAAGGCCGGTCTGGACTCGGCGATCGTGCACGCCTCGAAGATCCTGCCGATCGCTCGCCTGGACGAGGAACAGGTCAAGGTCGCCCTGGACCTGATCTACGACCGGCGCGCCGAAGGCTATGACCCGTTGCAGCGGCTGATGGAGCTGTTCGAGGGCGTCAACATGAAGTCGATGAAGGCGGGCAAGGCCGAGGAGCTCCTCGCGCTGCCGCTGGAGGAGCGGCTGCAACGCCGGATCATCGACGGTGAGAAGAACGGTCTGGAGGCCGACCTGGACGAGGCGCTCCAGACCACGCCCGCCCTGGACATCGTCAACAACACGCTGCTCGAAGGCATGAAGGTGGTCGGTGAGCTGTTCGGCTCCGGCCAGATGCAGCTGCCGTTCGTGCTCCAGTCGGCGGAGGTCATGAAGGCCGCGGTGGCTCATCTGGAGCCGCACATGGAGAAGTCGGAGGCGGAGGGCAAGGGCACCATCGTGCTGGCCACGGTGCGCGGTGACGTCCACGACATCGGCAAGAACCTCGTCGACATCATCCTGTCCAACAACGGCTACAACGTGGTCAACCTGGGCATCAAGCAGCCGGTCTCGGCGATCCTGGAAGCCGCCGAGGAGCACCGCGCCGACGTCATCGGCATGTCCGGCCTCCTGGTCAAATCCACCGTGATCATGAAGGAGAACCTGGAGGAGCTCAACCAGCGCAAGCTGGCGGCCGAATACCCGGTGATCCTCGGCGGCGCCGCGCTCACCCGGGCCTACGTCGAGCAGGACCTCCACGAGATCTACGAAGGCGAAGTCCGCTACGCGCGAGACGCCTTCGAGGGCCTGCGCCTGATGGACGCCCTGATCGGCGTGAAGCGCGGGGTGCCCGGCGCGGTCCTGCCGGAGCTCAAGCAGCGCCGCGTCCCCAAGCGGGACACGCCCGTCCTGGAAGTCAACGAGCCCGAGGGCTCGGTGCGCTCCGACGTGTCCACCGACAACCCGGTGCCCACCCCGCCGTTCTGGGGCACCCGCGTCGTCAAGGGCATCGGCCTCAAGGAGTACGCGTCCTGGCTGGACGAGGGCGCCCTGTTCAAGGGCCAGTGGGGTCTCAAGCAGGCCCGCGCGGGCGGCCCGACCTACGAGGAGCTCGTGGAGAGCGAGGGCCGGCCGCGGCTGCGGGGCTGGCTGGAGCAGCTGCACACCCGCAACCTGCTCGAAGCGGCCGTCGTCTACGGCTACTTCCCGTGCGTGTCCAAGGGCGACGACCTGATCCTGCTGAACGAGGACGGCTCGGAGCGCACCCGCTTCACCTTCCCCCGCCAGCGCCGCGGCCGCCGGCTGTGCCTGGCGGACTTCTTCCGCCCGGAGGAGTCCGGCGAGCGGGACGTGGTGGGCCTCCAGGTGGTCACGGTCGGCTCGAAGATCGGCGGGGCGACCGCCGAGCTCTTCGAGGCCAATTCCTACCGCGACTACCTCGAACTGCACGGCCTGTCCGTCCAGTTGGCCGAGGCGCTCGCCGAGTACTGGCACGCCCGGGTGCGTTCCGAGCTCGGCTTCGCGGGCGAGGACCCGGCCGAGGTCGAGGACATGTTCGCGCTGAAGTACCGCGGCGCCCGCTTCTCGCTCGGTTACGGGGCCTGCCCCGACCTGGAGGACCGGGCCAAGATCGCTGAGCTGCTCGAACCGGAGCGGATCGGAGTCCACCTCTCCGAGGAGTTCCAGCTCCACCCCGAGCAGTCCACCGACGCCATCGTCATCCACCACCCCGAAGCCAAGTACTTCAACGCCCGATGA
- a CDS encoding HAD family hydrolase, translating to MTSTVPAAMTRTAEGSALQAVFLDMDGTLVDTEGFWWDAEREAFAALGHTLDESWRHVVVGGPMTRSAGFLIEATGADITLAELTVLLNDRFEERIARGVPLMPGAARLLSELAAHSIPTALVSASHRRIIDKIVHSLGPANFALTVAGDEVARTKPHPDPYLIAARGLGADPSRCAVVEDTATGVAAAEAAGCRVVAVPSVAPIAAAAGRAVVGSLEQVDLAFLRTLITRMN from the coding sequence ATGACCAGTACGGTCCCCGCAGCCATGACACGTACGGCCGAAGGCTCCGCGCTCCAGGCCGTCTTCCTCGACATGGACGGCACCCTCGTCGACACCGAGGGTTTCTGGTGGGATGCCGAAAGGGAGGCCTTCGCCGCCCTCGGGCACACCCTGGACGAGTCGTGGCGGCACGTGGTGGTGGGCGGGCCGATGACGCGCAGCGCGGGCTTCCTCATCGAGGCCACCGGCGCCGACATCACCCTGGCCGAGCTGACCGTACTGCTCAACGACCGCTTCGAGGAGCGCATCGCGCGCGGGGTGCCGCTGATGCCGGGCGCGGCCCGGCTGCTGAGCGAGCTCGCCGCCCACAGCATCCCCACCGCGCTGGTCTCCGCCTCGCACCGCCGCATCATCGACAAGATCGTCCACTCGCTTGGCCCGGCGAACTTCGCCCTGACCGTCGCGGGCGACGAGGTGGCCCGCACCAAGCCGCACCCCGACCCTTACCTGATCGCGGCCCGCGGGCTCGGCGCCGACCCGTCGAGATGCGCGGTCGTCGAGGACACCGCGACCGGTGTCGCCGCCGCCGAGGCGGCCGGCTGCCGGGTCGTCGCGGTGCCGTCCGTGGCCCCCATCGCGGCCGCGGCGGGGCGGGCCGTGGTGGGCTCGCTCGAACAGGTCGACCTGGCTTTTCTGCGGACCTTGATCACGCGGATGAACTGA
- a CDS encoding ABC transporter substrate-binding protein: MNRKTLVLPAVLGLLAPVLVACGGSESGGGGGKAIVVGTTDQFVATKDAPAPFDPAHAYETGIWNVMLQTTQSLVHVPRGGGQPVPDAASSCGFTDKENESYRCTLRSGLEFSDGTKVTADDVKYSIQRVIEIKDDNGPAGLLDNIDTMETKGDAEIVFHLKTPDATFPYKLATPAAAIVPRDKYEPKKLRNGFDIDGSGPYKLKAEVKGDQAVKFTFTKNPNYKGDLKLSNDKVELRSFPSAEAMGVALDKGDIDLMTRAMTPAQIQQMTVSPSKDINLVEMPGLEIRYLGFNTDDPSVKNKAVRQAMAQAIDRSSLASKVYGTTAEPLYSLIPTSIAGHTNSFFNKYGEASKAKAQNILKAANVPTPVKLTLNYTKDHYGSSTEEEFKLLSQQLNATGLFNTTVQGTEWTKFRPAQKKGDYAVYGLGWFPDFPDPDNFIAPFFGKDNFLHTPYANDEIRNTLIPASRVAADRNQAAKSFEQIQDIVANDVPVIPLWQGKQYVAARTDVTGTEWAINSSSNLQLWELGRGKS; the protein is encoded by the coding sequence ATGAACCGCAAGACTTTGGTGCTGCCGGCCGTACTGGGCCTGCTCGCTCCCGTACTCGTCGCGTGCGGGGGTTCGGAGAGCGGGGGAGGCGGCGGCAAGGCCATCGTCGTGGGTACCACGGACCAGTTCGTGGCGACCAAGGACGCCCCCGCCCCGTTCGACCCGGCGCACGCCTACGAGACGGGCATCTGGAACGTGATGCTCCAGACCACGCAGTCGCTGGTCCACGTCCCGCGCGGCGGCGGCCAGCCCGTCCCGGACGCGGCATCGTCGTGCGGCTTCACCGACAAGGAGAACGAGAGCTACCGCTGCACCCTGCGCAGCGGTCTGGAGTTCTCCGACGGCACCAAGGTGACCGCCGACGACGTCAAGTACTCCATTCAGCGCGTGATCGAGATCAAGGACGACAACGGCCCGGCCGGTCTCCTCGACAACATCGACACCATGGAGACCAAGGGTGACGCCGAGATCGTCTTCCATCTGAAGACGCCGGACGCCACCTTCCCGTACAAGCTGGCGACGCCCGCCGCCGCGATCGTGCCGCGGGACAAGTACGAGCCGAAGAAGCTCCGCAACGGCTTCGACATCGACGGGTCGGGGCCGTACAAGCTCAAGGCCGAGGTCAAGGGCGACCAGGCGGTGAAGTTCACCTTCACCAAGAACCCCAACTACAAGGGTGACCTGAAGCTCTCCAACGACAAGGTCGAGCTGCGCTCCTTCCCGAGTGCCGAGGCCATGGGCGTCGCGCTCGACAAGGGGGACATCGACCTGATGACCCGTGCCATGACGCCGGCCCAGATCCAGCAGATGACGGTCAGCCCGAGCAAGGACATCAACCTGGTCGAGATGCCCGGCCTGGAGATCCGCTACCTGGGGTTCAACACCGACGACCCGTCGGTGAAGAACAAGGCCGTGCGCCAGGCGATGGCCCAGGCCATCGACCGCAGCTCGCTCGCCTCCAAGGTGTACGGCACGACCGCCGAGCCGCTGTACTCGCTGATCCCCACCTCGATCGCCGGGCACACCAACTCGTTCTTCAACAAGTACGGTGAGGCCAGCAAGGCCAAGGCGCAGAACATCCTGAAGGCCGCCAACGTCCCGACCCCGGTCAAGCTCACCCTCAACTACACCAAGGACCACTACGGTTCGAGCACCGAGGAAGAGTTCAAGCTCCTGTCGCAGCAGCTGAACGCGACCGGCCTGTTCAACACCACGGTCCAGGGCACCGAGTGGACGAAGTTCCGCCCGGCGCAGAAGAAGGGCGACTACGCGGTCTACGGCCTCGGCTGGTTCCCCGACTTCCCGGACCCGGACAACTTCATCGCGCCGTTCTTCGGCAAGGACAACTTCCTCCACACCCCGTACGCCAACGACGAGATCCGCAACACGCTGATCCCGGCGTCCCGGGTGGCCGCGGACCGCAACCAGGCGGCCAAGTCCTTCGAGCAGATCCAGGACATCGTGGCCAACGACGTCCCGGTCATCCCGCTGTGGCAGGGCAAGCAGTACGTCGCGGCCCGCACCGATGTCACCGGCACCGAATGGGCCATCAACTCCTCGTCCAACCTCCAGCTCTGGGAGCTGGGGCGGGGCAAGAGCTAA
- a CDS encoding ABC transporter substrate-binding protein: MKNRNRWLTMPLAAGVAAGLLSGCGSQQGSGAASGGGSVVMGMSDDILATDPASGYDPGSWLLFNNVFQSLLSFPKGSSTPEPEAAQACSFDRGGSTVYRCTLRPGLTFSNGDALTSEDVKYSFERVLKINDPSGPASMLTSLGKIDTPDAKSVVFHLKVPDATFPSKIASGAGSIVDHKEYPADKLRTDGEAIGSGVYKLDSFSDKQAVFSVNSAYKGTVKAKNSGLTMKLFHGDRKALAQALENGKIDLAYRGLSAKDTAALQNSANADKQGINVVEGTSAEVQDLVFNMKDPVAGKIGVRQAIAYLVDREALVRNVYSSTASPLYSIIPSGITAHSTAFFDQYGSSPQPAKAKAALHSAGITGKVKLTLWSTPSRYGPSTDEELKAIAGQLNASGLFDADVKSVEFKQYEKDIEAGKYGVYVKGWVPDYPDPDNFTLPFFGKGNVLSNNYTNKQITDEILPATAATADRSMTEGQFAQLQDVVANEVPVLPLWQGKQYAVARTGITGLEWTLDASTVFRFWEIKKG, from the coding sequence GTGAAGAATCGGAACCGATGGCTGACGATGCCGCTGGCGGCGGGCGTAGCGGCCGGTCTGCTGAGCGGCTGCGGTTCGCAGCAGGGCAGCGGCGCCGCGTCCGGCGGCGGTTCGGTGGTCATGGGGATGTCTGACGACATCCTGGCCACCGACCCCGCCTCCGGCTACGATCCCGGTTCCTGGCTGCTGTTCAACAATGTCTTCCAGTCGCTGCTCAGCTTCCCCAAGGGCAGTTCGACGCCCGAGCCCGAGGCTGCGCAGGCGTGCAGCTTCGACCGGGGCGGCTCCACGGTCTACCGCTGCACCCTGCGCCCCGGCCTCACCTTCAGCAACGGCGACGCGCTCACCTCCGAGGACGTCAAGTACTCCTTCGAGCGCGTGCTGAAGATCAACGACCCCAGCGGTCCGGCGTCGATGCTCACCAGCCTGGGGAAGATCGACACCCCCGACGCCAAGTCGGTCGTCTTCCACCTCAAGGTCCCGGACGCGACCTTCCCCAGCAAGATCGCCTCCGGCGCCGGCTCCATCGTCGACCACAAGGAGTACCCGGCCGACAAGCTCCGCACCGACGGCGAGGCCATCGGCTCCGGCGTCTACAAGCTGGACTCCTTCAGCGACAAGCAGGCCGTCTTCTCGGTCAACTCCGCCTACAAGGGCACCGTCAAGGCCAAGAACTCCGGCCTGACCATGAAGCTCTTCCACGGTGACCGCAAGGCCCTGGCCCAGGCGCTGGAGAACGGCAAGATCGACCTCGCCTACCGAGGCCTGAGCGCCAAGGACACCGCGGCGCTGCAGAACTCGGCCAACGCCGACAAGCAGGGCATCAACGTCGTCGAGGGCACCAGCGCCGAGGTCCAGGACCTGGTCTTCAACATGAAGGACCCGGTCGCCGGCAAGATCGGCGTGCGCCAGGCGATCGCCTACCTCGTCGACCGCGAGGCGCTGGTGCGCAACGTCTACTCCTCGACCGCGAGCCCGCTGTACTCGATCATCCCGAGCGGCATCACGGCCCACAGCACCGCCTTCTTCGACCAGTACGGGAGCAGCCCCCAGCCCGCCAAGGCGAAGGCGGCCCTGCACTCGGCGGGCATCACCGGCAAGGTGAAGCTGACCCTGTGGTCCACGCCGAGCCGCTACGGACCGTCCACCGACGAGGAGTTGAAGGCGATCGCCGGCCAGCTCAACGCGAGCGGGCTGTTCGACGCGGACGTGAAGTCGGTGGAGTTCAAGCAGTACGAGAAGGACATCGAGGCCGGAAAGTACGGCGTCTATGTGAAGGGCTGGGTCCCCGACTACCCGGATCCGGACAACTTCACCCTGCCGTTCTTCGGCAAGGGCAACGTGCTGTCCAACAACTACACCAACAAGCAGATCACCGACGAGATCCTCCCGGCGACCGCGGCCACCGCCGACCGCTCCATGACGGAAGGTCAGTTCGCCCAGCTCCAGGACGTCGTCGCGAACGAGGTCCCGGTCCTGCCGCTGTGGCAGGGCAAGCAGTACGCGGTGGCCCGCACAGGCATCACCGGCCTGGAGTGGACCCTGGACGCGTCGACGGTGTTCCGTTTCTGGGAGATCAAGAAGGGCTGA